Proteins co-encoded in one Hymenobacter swuensis DY53 genomic window:
- the kbl gene encoding glycine C-acetyltransferase: MYTTLQPDLQQQLQEIKDAGLYKKERVITSPQGAEIETAEAGEVLNFCANNYLGLSSHPEVIKAAKEAIDSHGYGLSSVRFICGTQDIHKQLEAKLAEFLGTEDTILYAAAFDANGGVFEPLFNEQDAIISDSLNHASIIDGVRLCKAQRYRYAHNDMEDLEKQLQDAQQKGSRHRIIVTDGSFSMDGTIARLDAICDLADKYQALVMVDECHSTGFLGKTGRGTHEMRGVMGRVDIITGTLGKALGGAMGGFTTGRKEIIDMLRQRSRPYLFSNTLAPAIVGASLRVLELLTESTQLRDQLEENTKYFREKMTAAGFDIKPGEHPIVPVMLYDARLAQEFAALMLEKGIYVVGFYFPVVPKGQARIRVQLSAAHTRAQLDKAIAAFIEVGKELEVLK; the protein is encoded by the coding sequence ATGTACACCACCCTCCAGCCCGATCTTCAGCAGCAGCTTCAGGAAATCAAAGACGCCGGCCTCTACAAAAAGGAGCGGGTGATAACCTCGCCCCAAGGCGCCGAAATTGAAACCGCCGAGGCGGGTGAGGTGCTGAACTTCTGCGCCAACAACTACCTGGGCCTCTCCTCGCACCCCGAGGTAATCAAGGCCGCCAAAGAGGCCATCGACTCGCACGGCTACGGCCTGTCGTCGGTGCGCTTTATCTGCGGCACCCAGGATATCCACAAGCAGCTCGAAGCCAAGCTGGCCGAGTTCCTGGGTACCGAGGATACCATCCTGTATGCGGCGGCTTTTGACGCCAACGGCGGCGTGTTCGAGCCCTTGTTCAACGAGCAGGACGCCATCATCTCCGACTCCCTCAACCACGCCTCCATCATCGACGGCGTGCGCCTGTGCAAGGCCCAGCGCTACCGCTACGCTCACAACGACATGGAGGACCTGGAAAAGCAGCTTCAGGACGCCCAGCAGAAGGGCAGCCGCCACCGTATCATCGTCACCGACGGCTCGTTCAGCATGGACGGCACCATCGCCCGCCTGGATGCCATCTGCGACTTGGCCGACAAGTACCAGGCCCTGGTGATGGTGGATGAGTGCCACAGCACCGGCTTTTTGGGCAAAACCGGCCGCGGTACCCACGAAATGCGGGGCGTCATGGGCCGGGTGGATATCATCACGGGCACGTTGGGCAAGGCATTGGGCGGGGCCATGGGCGGCTTCACCACCGGCCGCAAGGAAATCATTGATATGCTGCGTCAGCGCAGCCGGCCGTATCTGTTCAGCAACACCCTCGCGCCCGCCATCGTGGGGGCCAGCCTGCGGGTACTGGAGCTGCTCACCGAAAGCACCCAGCTCCGCGACCAGCTCGAGGAAAACACGAAGTACTTCCGCGAGAAGATGACGGCCGCCGGCTTCGACATCAAGCCTGGGGAGCACCCCATCGTGCCCGTCATGCTCTACGATGCCCGTCTGGCCCAGGAATTTGCGGCCCTGATGCTGGAAAAAGGGATTTACGTGGTGGGGTTCTATTTCCCTGTAGTGCCCAAGGGGCAGGCCCGCATCCGGGTGCAGCTCTCCGCCGCCCACACCCGCGCCCAGCTCGACAAAGCCATTGCCGCCTTCATTGAGGTAGGCAAAGAGCTGGAAGTACTGAAGTAA
- a CDS encoding patatin-like phospholipase family protein gives MRYRFLLLFLLGSLPGLAQPTAQLVAPPVYRNLVMEGGGIRGVAYGGALLELEKQGVLAGLQRVGGTSAGAIQAALLAVGYSPQEIVEVVNNTPIQRFNDGRFLFFGGSHRLTKQFGWYRGDALTAHIMQLVARKTGNPNLTLQELHQLARQQPGRYLDLYTTGTNLTQQRVQVFSHETNPTLRVADAVRISMSIPLYFRAVLLDAQGNVIQGKPQKGQPVQVLVDGGLLANYPVELFDYPRYLPTQLSASTAPNAEGRVFNPETLGMRLDRAEQIACDTLPTGRQQLAPYDINGFSSYIGALYNLTEETLNPTRAQDWSRTISINTEGFAPKIKRMPDADKQRLMASGQRGVQAFFGR, from the coding sequence ATGCGCTACCGGTTTCTGCTTTTGTTCCTGCTTGGCAGCCTGCCGGGGCTGGCCCAACCGACGGCCCAACTGGTGGCCCCGCCGGTGTACCGCAACTTGGTAATGGAAGGGGGCGGCATCCGGGGCGTGGCCTATGGCGGAGCGTTGCTGGAGCTGGAAAAACAGGGCGTGCTGGCGGGGCTGCAGCGGGTGGGTGGCACCTCAGCCGGGGCCATTCAGGCGGCGCTGCTGGCCGTGGGCTATTCGCCCCAGGAAATTGTGGAGGTGGTGAATAATACCCCCATTCAGCGTTTCAACGACGGCCGGTTTCTATTTTTTGGGGGTAGCCACCGGCTTACCAAGCAGTTCGGCTGGTACCGCGGCGACGCCCTCACCGCGCATATCATGCAGCTGGTGGCCCGCAAAACCGGCAACCCCAACCTTACCTTGCAGGAGCTGCACCAGCTGGCCCGGCAGCAGCCCGGCCGCTACCTCGACCTCTACACCACCGGCACCAACCTCACCCAGCAGCGCGTGCAGGTATTCAGCCACGAAACCAACCCCACCCTGCGCGTGGCCGATGCCGTGCGCATCAGCATGAGTATTCCGCTCTACTTCCGGGCCGTGCTGCTCGATGCGCAGGGCAACGTCATTCAGGGCAAGCCGCAGAAGGGTCAGCCGGTGCAGGTGCTGGTGGATGGGGGCCTGCTGGCCAACTACCCGGTGGAGCTGTTCGATTACCCGCGCTACCTGCCCACGCAGCTTTCTGCCTCTACTGCTCCCAACGCCGAGGGCCGCGTGTTTAACCCCGAAACCCTGGGTATGCGCCTGGATAGGGCCGAGCAGATTGCCTGCGACACGCTGCCCACCGGCCGCCAGCAGCTGGCCCCGTACGATATCAACGGCTTCAGCAGCTACATCGGGGCCCTCTACAACCTCACCGAGGAAACCCTCAACCCCACCCGCGCCCAGGACTGGAGCCGCACCATCAGCATCAACACCGAAGGCTTTGCCCCCAAAATCAAGCGCATGCCCGACGCCGACAAACAGCGCCTGATGGCTAGCGGCCAGCGCGGCGTGCAGGCGTTTTTCGGGCGGTGA
- a CDS encoding NAD-dependent epimerase/dehydratase family protein codes for MATSSTSAATPGDTILVIGAGGQLGLELTHELRQIYGASNVVAADVRAPQDAETQQAGPFELLDVLDKNRLEDVMRQYKPKHVYHLAALLSATAEKNPKFGWQLNMDGLFHVLDAAVDLGVQQVYWPSSIAVFGPDTPRHNTPQLTVMNPNTVYGISKLAGEQWCEWYFRKHGLDVRSLRYPGLIGYKSLPGGGTTDYAVDIYHKAVAGENFECFLSEDTYLPMMYMPDALKATLDLMHAPADNIKVRSSYNLGAMSFSPKEITASIQRHYPDFQVNYKPDARQQIADSWPASIDDSQARQDWNWQPQFTLDKMTDDMLLHLKELVVLK; via the coding sequence ATGGCTACATCCAGCACTTCCGCCGCCACCCCCGGCGACACTATCCTCGTTATCGGCGCCGGCGGCCAGCTAGGGCTGGAACTCACGCACGAGTTGCGCCAGATCTACGGTGCCTCCAACGTAGTAGCCGCCGACGTGCGCGCGCCCCAGGATGCCGAAACGCAGCAGGCCGGCCCCTTCGAGCTGCTGGATGTGCTGGATAAAAACCGCTTGGAAGACGTGATGCGCCAGTACAAGCCCAAGCACGTATACCACCTGGCGGCGCTGCTGTCGGCCACCGCCGAGAAGAACCCCAAGTTCGGCTGGCAGCTGAACATGGACGGCCTGTTTCATGTGCTGGACGCGGCCGTGGACCTGGGCGTGCAGCAGGTGTACTGGCCCAGCAGCATTGCCGTGTTCGGCCCCGACACCCCTCGCCACAACACGCCCCAGCTCACCGTCATGAACCCCAACACGGTGTACGGCATCAGCAAGCTGGCCGGGGAGCAGTGGTGCGAGTGGTACTTCCGCAAGCACGGCCTGGATGTGCGCAGCCTGCGCTACCCCGGCCTTATCGGCTACAAGAGCCTGCCCGGCGGCGGCACCACCGACTACGCTGTGGACATCTACCACAAGGCCGTGGCCGGCGAGAATTTTGAGTGCTTCCTCAGCGAGGACACCTACCTGCCCATGATGTATATGCCCGACGCGCTGAAGGCTACCCTCGATCTGATGCACGCCCCCGCCGACAACATCAAGGTGCGCAGCAGCTACAATCTGGGTGCTATGAGCTTCAGCCCGAAGGAAATTACGGCCAGCATCCAGCGCCACTATCCCGATTTTCAGGTGAACTACAAGCCCGATGCCCGCCAGCAGATTGCCGATTCCTGGCCCGCCAGCATCGACGACAGCCAGGCCCGCCAGGACTGGAACTGGCAGCCCCAGTTCACGCTGGATAAAATGACTGACGACATGCTGCTGCACCTGAAGGAACTGGTGGTGCTGAAGTAG